One genomic window of Meles meles chromosome 3, mMelMel3.1 paternal haplotype, whole genome shotgun sequence includes the following:
- the FBLL1 gene encoding rRNA/tRNA 2'-O-methyltransferase fibrillarin-like protein 1 has translation MKSASSSRGGGSGGRGGGSWGSGWGGGRGGGGKGGGGDGGPGGKSGFGARARGFGGGGGGGGGGGGGGGGGGGGGGRGRGRGGGDSRDRGGSGQRRGGVGKNKNRRRKCANTVTVEPHRHEGVFIYRGAEDALVTLNMVPGQSVYGERRVTVTEGGVKQEYRTWNPFRSKLAAAILGGVDQIHIKPKSKVLYLGAASGTTVSHVSDIIGPDGVVYAVEFSHRAGRDLVNVAKKRTNIIPVLEDARHPLKYRMLIGMVDVIFADVAQPDQSRIVALNAHTFLRNGGHFLISIKANCIDSTASAEAVFASEVRKLQQENLKPQEQLTLEPYERDHAVVVGVYRPLPKSSSK, from the coding sequence ATGAAGTCTGCCTCCAGCTCACGTGGGGGTGGGTCGGGTGGCCGTGGGGGTGGTAGCTGGGGCAgcggctggggcggggggcggggaggagggggcaaaGGAGGAGGAGGCGATGGCGGTCCTGGGGGCAAGAGCGGTTTTGGCGCGCGGGCGCGTGGCtttggcggcggcggcggcggtggcggcggtggcggtggcggtggcggtggcggtggcggtggcggtggccggggccgggggcgcgGAGGGGGGGACAGTAGGGACCGTGGTGGCAGCGGGCAGCGGCGTGGCGGTGtgggcaaaaacaaaaaccgcCGCAGGAAGTGCGCTAATACTGTGACGGTGGAGCCACACAGGCATGAAGGCGTCTTCATCTACCGTGGAGCGGAAGACGCGCTGGTCACGCTCAATATGGTGCCGGGCCAGTCGGTGTATGGAGAGCGGCGGGTCACTGTGACGGAGGGCGGTGTGAAACAAGAGTACCGCACATGGAACCCCTTCCGCTCCAAGCTGGCAGCGGCCATCCTGGGTGGGGTCGACCAGATTCACATCAAGCCCAAGTCCAAAGTGCTGTACCTGGGCGCTGCCTCAGGGACCACGGTCTCTCATGTCTCTGACATCATCGGCCCCGACGGCGTGGTCTACGCAGTTGAATTCTCCCACCGCGCTGGCCGCGATTTGGTGAACGTGGCCAAGAAGCGAACCAACATCATCCCGGTTCTGGAAGATGCCCGGCACCCGCTCAAGTACCGCATGCTTATAGGGATGGTGGACGTGATCTTTGCCGACGTGGCCCAGCCTGACCAGTCCCGGATAGTGGCTCTGAATGCCCACACCTTCCTGCGCAACGGGGGCCACTTTCTCATTTCCATCAAGGCCAACTGCATCGACTCCACTGCATCTGCTGAGGCGGTGTTTGCTTCCGAGGTGAGGAAGTTGCAGCAGGAGAACTTAAAGCCCCAAGAGCAACTGACCCTGGAGCCCTACGAGAGGGACCACGCTGTGGTCGTGGGTGTGTACCGGCCCCTTCCCAAGAGCAGCAGCAAGTAG